One Acutalibacter muris DNA window includes the following coding sequences:
- a CDS encoding glycoside hydrolase family 32 protein: protein MTVQITARYLYLPVDKNSPVVKLHFFYHREKFQEIDISPGADAVDFYSAMDVERYIGKAIEIAGDLPMGAQEKIHCEDKRPSAKYAFRPQIHFTAETGWLNDPNGLIYADGVYHLYHQWNPFGTEWGNMHWGHAVSKDMITWEHRPVALEPDEYGTVFSGCAWRDSDNTAGFGKNALLFFYTASGGCNQWSVDAVNPHTQRLAVSLDGGGTLEKRGMILGHIKGDNRDPKVFYHKESAAYIMTLFLDGNEFAIFRSQDLLHWTESQRLIAENMQECPDLFRLEVDNVPGEKKWVFWSADGYYMVGEFDGCRFTPETEVLAAYSTSLGYAAQTFAGMEGRTVSVAWLRTKSDRGNFRGMMSIPTELSLVKQGNSWKMCFRPVRELWRRFSEGREFTAENGKVAVPMGGKPVIAVISWKPGEKHIVKVGATEIEAGASAQPLTLIADHGIVEYFGDGGRVYGAIEVEENILDRDIAVNSGAESVRVFEMLDA from the coding sequence ATGACGGTTCAAATTACAGCACGATATCTCTATTTGCCCGTAGACAAGAACAGCCCTGTGGTAAAACTGCATTTCTTTTATCATAGAGAGAAATTTCAAGAGATCGATATCAGTCCTGGCGCGGACGCTGTGGATTTCTACAGCGCTATGGACGTGGAGAGATACATAGGCAAAGCCATAGAAATTGCCGGGGACCTCCCGATGGGCGCGCAGGAGAAGATCCACTGCGAAGACAAAAGACCTTCCGCCAAATATGCTTTTCGCCCTCAGATACATTTTACCGCGGAAACCGGCTGGCTCAATGACCCTAACGGCCTTATCTATGCGGACGGCGTGTACCACCTTTACCATCAGTGGAACCCCTTCGGAACAGAATGGGGAAATATGCACTGGGGACACGCGGTAAGCAAAGATATGATAACCTGGGAGCATAGGCCCGTGGCCCTGGAGCCGGACGAATATGGCACGGTCTTCTCTGGGTGCGCATGGCGGGATAGTGATAATACGGCGGGATTTGGAAAGAATGCGCTTCTTTTTTTCTATACAGCTTCAGGGGGATGCAATCAATGGTCGGTCGATGCCGTAAACCCGCACACCCAAAGGCTTGCAGTGTCCCTGGACGGCGGCGGAACGCTGGAAAAGCGCGGCATGATTTTGGGCCATATTAAGGGCGATAATCGGGATCCCAAGGTGTTCTACCACAAGGAGAGCGCCGCCTATATTATGACGCTGTTCCTGGACGGTAACGAGTTTGCTATTTTCCGCTCCCAAGATTTACTCCACTGGACGGAGAGCCAGCGGCTTATTGCGGAAAATATGCAAGAGTGTCCCGATCTGTTCCGGCTGGAGGTGGACAATGTCCCCGGGGAGAAGAAGTGGGTGTTCTGGTCTGCCGATGGATATTACATGGTGGGCGAATTTGACGGCTGCAGGTTCACGCCGGAGACAGAGGTACTGGCGGCTTACAGCACAAGCCTGGGCTACGCGGCTCAGACCTTCGCGGGCATGGAGGGCCGCACGGTGAGCGTGGCCTGGCTCCGCACAAAGAGCGACCGGGGGAATTTCAGAGGAATGATGTCCATTCCCACAGAGTTGTCCCTGGTGAAGCAGGGAAACAGCTGGAAAATGTGTTTCCGCCCGGTAAGGGAGCTTTGGAGGCGCTTTTCGGAAGGCCGGGAGTTTACGGCCGAGAATGGGAAAGTCGCGGTTCCCATGGGAGGCAAGCCGGTAATCGCGGTGATAAGCTGGAAACCGGGTGAGAAGCATATTGTAAAGGTCGGCGCGACGGAAATTGAGGCCGGAGCCTCCGCCCAGCCGCTTACCTTGATAGCAGACCACGGCATTGTGGAATATTTTGGTGACGGCGGCAGGGTATACGGCGCGATAGAGGTCGAGGAAAATATC
- a CDS encoding LacI family DNA-binding transcriptional regulator: MAKKNAPTIKDVARAAGVSVGTVSKVINGIAVRKESQRKVQEAIEALHYEVNTYARGLKISKSGLVALIVPNTMNPFYATFADHIEAALYEHSLKLILCCSDEIPEKELEYLNSAKQNKVDGIIALTYSDIGSHITDGTPIVVFDRFFENRSIPRVGSDNFTGACMAVEKLLELGCRHPVYIRFHSKFPGEADKRRDGYLYACQRHNLEPDYLDMVDDGTWREALGEFLERHKRPDGSLTFDGVFAHTDFHGYHFMKMLTENGYRVPEDVQLIGFDGIERFGTPGDYVISTMCQPVRQLAQKCVEIILLEDRSTVPSLTLLPVTYCYGGTTREPGR; the protein is encoded by the coding sequence ATGGCAAAAAAAAATGCCCCCACCATAAAGGACGTGGCCCGGGCGGCAGGAGTTTCAGTTGGAACAGTCTCAAAGGTGATAAACGGCATCGCGGTGCGCAAGGAGTCCCAAAGGAAGGTGCAGGAGGCCATAGAGGCCCTGCACTATGAGGTGAACACCTACGCCCGGGGGCTGAAGATATCAAAAAGTGGCCTGGTGGCCCTTATCGTCCCCAACACGATGAACCCCTTTTACGCAACTTTTGCAGATCATATCGAGGCCGCGCTGTATGAGCACAGCTTGAAACTGATACTCTGCTGTTCTGACGAGATCCCCGAGAAGGAGCTGGAGTACCTTAACTCCGCCAAGCAGAACAAGGTGGACGGTATAATAGCCCTCACCTACTCAGATATCGGAAGCCATATCACCGACGGCACGCCCATCGTGGTCTTTGACCGCTTCTTCGAAAACAGAAGCATCCCCCGGGTGGGCTCGGACAACTTTACCGGGGCCTGCATGGCAGTTGAGAAACTGTTGGAGCTGGGATGCCGGCACCCGGTGTATATCCGCTTCCACTCTAAATTCCCCGGCGAGGCCGACAAGCGCCGGGATGGCTACCTTTACGCCTGCCAGCGCCATAATCTCGAGCCGGACTACCTCGACATGGTAGACGACGGTACATGGCGTGAGGCATTAGGGGAGTTCTTGGAGAGACACAAGCGCCCGGACGGCTCCCTCACCTTCGACGGGGTCTTCGCCCACACGGACTTCCATGGCTACCACTTCATGAAAATGCTGACGGAAAACGGCTACAGAGTTCCGGAAGACGTGCAGCTGATTGGCTTCGACGGCATCGAACGCTTTGGCACCCCCGGGGATTACGTCATCTCCACCATGTGCCAGCCCGTGCGGCAGTTGGCCCAGAAGTGCGTGGAGATTATTCTCTTGGAGGACAGGAGCACTGTGCCCAGCTTGACGCTATTGCCAGTCACTTACTGCTATGGCGGGACTACACGGGAGCCAGGAAGGTAG
- a CDS encoding ABC transporter permease, with the protein MSKLKSATAVQAGHSLGRRIAKHWEYYLLLLIPIVITAVFKYAPIYGVQIAFRDFNPVDGFFGSEWVGLKWFERFFSNYNSTRMITNTVLLSLYSILWTFPIPIVLSLFINQLKNKKFQRVTQTVIYAPHFISVMVLCGMLRIFLSPTGGLISTLAQFLGTPANLNFIDSSSAFRTIYISSSIWQDAGWGTIIYLATLSSVDVSLHEAAKVDGANTWQRILHIDIPVLVPIIVIQLIMSFGSLMNVGFEKAFLLQTPLNKETSEIISTYVYEQGLLKAMYSFSTAVNLFNTAVNIVLLAVVNWVCKRLSDVSFI; encoded by the coding sequence ATGTCAAAGCTAAAGTCCGCTACCGCCGTCCAGGCGGGGCACAGCCTGGGCAGGCGGATAGCAAAGCACTGGGAATACTATCTGCTGCTGCTCATCCCTATAGTCATTACCGCCGTCTTCAAGTACGCGCCCATTTACGGCGTACAGATAGCCTTCCGGGACTTCAACCCCGTGGACGGCTTCTTCGGCAGCGAGTGGGTGGGGCTCAAATGGTTCGAACGCTTTTTCAGCAACTATAACAGCACCCGTATGATCACAAACACCGTACTGCTGAGCCTCTACAGCATCCTGTGGACTTTCCCAATACCCATAGTGCTGTCCCTCTTTATAAACCAGCTGAAGAACAAAAAATTCCAGCGTGTGACCCAGACGGTGATATACGCTCCCCATTTTATCTCTGTGATGGTACTCTGCGGTATGCTGAGGATATTCCTCTCGCCCACAGGTGGACTAATAAGCACCCTTGCCCAGTTCCTCGGGACCCCGGCAAATTTGAACTTCATCGACTCCTCCTCGGCCTTCCGCACCATATACATATCCTCCAGCATCTGGCAGGACGCGGGCTGGGGCACCATAATTTATCTCGCTACCCTCTCAAGCGTTGACGTCTCCCTCCACGAGGCGGCGAAGGTAGACGGGGCGAACACCTGGCAGAGGATACTGCATATAGATATCCCGGTGCTGGTGCCCATTATAGTCATACAGCTCATCATGTCCTTCGGCAGCCTGATGAACGTGGGCTTTGAAAAGGCCTTCCTGTTACAGACTCCCCTTAACAAGGAGACCTCTGAGATAATCTCTACCTACGTGTACGAGCAGGGTCTCTTGAAGGCCATGTATAGCTTCTCAACGGCGGTGAACCTCTTCAATACGGCAGTGAACATCGTGCTTCTTGCTGTGGTGAATTGGGTGTGCAAGCGGCTCTCGGATGTGAGCTTTATATAA
- a CDS encoding carbohydrate ABC transporter permease, translating into MKETTAKKRGLSSDRIFDIFNYALMAVIMIVVAYPLYYVLIASISNPYEVYAGHTFLLPADITFEGYARVFKEPAIAMGYLNSIWYTVLGTVVTVAMTITTGYCMSKKTLPFRRAIMLFFVFTMYFNGGLIPTYLVVSKLQLLDSVWALILPGGISVYNVIVTRTFFETSVPGEIYEAASIDGSGNLGTYFKIALPLAKPIIAVMVIFTMVGYWNDWYQALIYMNDKAKYPLQLALRQILIQSQAMTSMMGNMDGGYAEANKIKELIKFASIVVGSVPMLIAYPFVQKYFEKGFTVGAVKG; encoded by the coding sequence ATGAAAGAGACTACGGCTAAAAAGCGGGGCTTATCCTCCGACAGGATCTTCGACATTTTCAACTATGCCCTTATGGCAGTGATAATGATAGTGGTGGCATACCCCCTGTATTATGTGCTTATCGCCTCCATATCGAACCCCTACGAGGTCTATGCGGGACATACCTTCCTGCTCCCGGCGGACATAACCTTCGAGGGTTATGCCAGGGTTTTCAAGGAGCCCGCCATCGCCATGGGCTACCTTAACAGCATCTGGTATACAGTGCTGGGCACTGTGGTGACAGTGGCCATGACCATCACCACCGGCTACTGTATGTCAAAGAAGACCTTACCCTTCAGGCGGGCGATAATGCTCTTCTTCGTCTTTACCATGTACTTTAACGGCGGGCTCATCCCCACCTATCTGGTGGTGTCAAAGCTTCAGCTGCTGGACAGCGTCTGGGCCCTCATCCTGCCCGGCGGCATCTCGGTGTACAACGTGATAGTCACCCGCACCTTCTTTGAGACCAGCGTCCCTGGCGAGATTTACGAAGCGGCCTCCATAGACGGCAGCGGCAACCTTGGAACATATTTCAAGATAGCCCTGCCCCTTGCAAAGCCTATAATCGCCGTCATGGTGATATTCACCATGGTGGGCTACTGGAACGACTGGTATCAGGCGCTCATCTACATGAACGACAAGGCCAAGTATCCCCTTCAGCTGGCCCTACGGCAGATACTCATACAGAGTCAGGCCATGACCTCAATGATGGGCAACATGGACGGCGGTTATGCCGAGGCCAACAAGATAAAGGAGCTTATAAAGTTCGCGTCGATAGTTGTGGGCTCGGTGCCCATGCTCATTGCGTACCCGTTCGTGCAGAAGTATTTTGAAAAAGGTTTTACAGTCGGGGCTGTAAAAGGCTGA
- a CDS encoding extracellular solute-binding protein, with protein sequence MKGIWKRLAALAMVLALVAGLAACTGGDNSSSGSSSQGGSSSSEGSAADSSTASTPDDGEKQTSFKIFAGVSELSPDNSEKPIVQQMNEAKGVTIEWNCVSGDTLTEKKNLMLNAGSDSMPDAFMAAQLKDAEIMTCGTRGLFIPLEDYINEETMPNLMSVLEVRPDALAACTMPDGHIYTLPNFGEMGFEYKDGNTYEIGSIPQFTCINTKWLKAVNKEMPKTIDELHDVLVEFKNQDVNGNGDPNDEIPLSFIFPWDNGAWCANMTTLWAPFGCTDYNEDHRAIKDGKVYYQAASEEYKNALAYFHGWFEEGLIDIEVFSQDSSQYIAKGNGEDARLGTFVWWEIPEVVGYDRAEDYAYLPVLDGPDGTHHVNLNQTSTVSRDQFAVTSACKDPKTLLNWVDQMYDPMISMQCNYGPIGVFFDETPDEKGVYNTIELKEGETEGELKSKSELLGPTRQLTEDYGKYFYMEARAQQRLDDLRDFWFNYVDSTESYPNVVYTEEEIDVINDRLSDLKSFTEERASHWLRDGGIEAEWDQYLKDLDSMGLQDVVGAWQSAYDRYAEALK encoded by the coding sequence ATGAAAGGCATTTGGAAAAGACTTGCGGCGTTGGCGATGGTCCTGGCCCTTGTGGCCGGCCTGGCGGCGTGCACAGGGGGCGACAACTCCAGCTCAGGCTCAAGCAGCCAAGGCGGGAGCTCGAGCTCCGAGGGCAGTGCTGCCGACAGCAGCACTGCATCAACACCCGACGACGGCGAGAAGCAGACCAGCTTCAAGATCTTCGCGGGGGTCAGCGAGCTGTCCCCTGACAACAGCGAGAAGCCCATCGTACAGCAGATGAACGAGGCCAAGGGCGTCACCATCGAGTGGAACTGCGTTTCCGGCGACACCCTGACCGAGAAGAAGAACCTGATGCTCAACGCAGGCTCTGACAGTATGCCCGACGCCTTTATGGCGGCACAGCTCAAGGACGCTGAGATAATGACCTGCGGCACCAGGGGCCTCTTTATACCCCTTGAGGACTACATCAACGAGGAGACCATGCCCAACCTCATGTCCGTGCTGGAGGTGCGCCCGGACGCATTGGCCGCCTGCACCATGCCCGACGGGCATATCTACACCCTGCCGAACTTTGGCGAGATGGGCTTTGAGTACAAGGACGGCAATACCTACGAGATAGGCTCCATCCCCCAGTTCACCTGCATCAACACCAAGTGGCTCAAGGCTGTGAACAAGGAGATGCCCAAGACCATAGACGAGCTCCATGACGTGCTGGTGGAGTTCAAGAACCAGGACGTAAACGGCAATGGCGACCCCAATGACGAGATCCCCTTGTCCTTCATATTCCCCTGGGACAACGGCGCATGGTGCGCAAATATGACCACCCTCTGGGCCCCCTTCGGGTGCACCGACTATAACGAAGACCACAGGGCCATTAAGGACGGCAAGGTCTACTATCAGGCGGCCTCTGAGGAGTATAAGAACGCCCTCGCCTACTTCCACGGCTGGTTCGAGGAGGGGCTCATAGACATCGAGGTCTTCTCCCAGGACAGTAGCCAGTACATCGCAAAGGGCAACGGCGAGGACGCCCGCCTTGGCACCTTCGTATGGTGGGAGATCCCCGAGGTCGTGGGCTATGACCGCGCCGAAGACTACGCCTACCTGCCCGTGCTGGACGGCCCCGACGGCACCCATCACGTAAACCTCAACCAGACCTCTACTGTTTCCCGCGACCAGTTTGCGGTCACCAGCGCCTGCAAGGATCCCAAGACCCTTCTCAACTGGGTTGACCAGATGTACGACCCAATGATAAGTATGCAGTGCAACTATGGCCCCATCGGCGTGTTCTTTGACGAGACTCCCGACGAAAAGGGTGTGTACAACACCATCGAGCTCAAGGAGGGCGAGACCGAGGGCGAGCTCAAGAGCAAGAGCGAGCTCCTTGGACCCACCCGCCAGCTCACTGAGGACTACGGCAAGTACTTCTACATGGAGGCACGCGCCCAGCAGAGGCTGGACGACCTGAGGGACTTCTGGTTCAACTATGTGGACAGCACCGAGTCCTATCCCAACGTCGTCTACACCGAGGAGGAGATAGATGTTATCAACGACCGCCTCAGCGACCTGAAGTCCTTCACCGAGGAGAGGGCCTCCCACTGGCTCCGGGACGGCGGCATTGAGGCCGAGTGGGACCAGTACCTGAAGGATCTGGACAGCATGGGCCTGCAGGACGTTGTGGGCGCTTGGCAGTCGGCATATGACCGCTATGCGGAGGCTCTTAAGTAA
- a CDS encoding alpha-N-arabinofuranosidase, whose amino-acid sequence MRKIIVNALDKRSRINRNIYGNFSEHLGRCIYNGLYVGEGSSIPNINGMRTDVVEALKHIKLPVLRWPGGCFADEYHWKDGIGPKAGRKRMVNTHWGGVIEDNSFGTHEFLEFCRQVGCEPYINGNLGSGTVQEMSEWVEYMTFGGESPMARLREENGRKEPWRIKYFGVGNESWGCGGNMQAEYYAHEYRRYQTYCRDYGENKLYRIACGPYTDDYDWTEKIMPMVKDFADAITMHYYAVPKGKWDQKGPATGFTREAYYATLQAAAYMEELVTKHGQIMDKYDPEHKVGLIVDEWGTWYDVEPGTNPGFLYQQNTMRDAMAAALTLNIFNSHCDRVVMANIAQMVNVLQAVILTEGDKMVLTPTYHVFDLYKCHQDARLLGSFAETEDVGGVADLSISASMDSEGTVHVTAANLDADRRLEIELEASGMRVNSAAGRILAGNMGAFNDFDHPKNLEPAVLEDIATAGGRVRFMLPGCSVAEITVR is encoded by the coding sequence TTGAGAAAAATAATCGTAAACGCACTGGACAAAAGAAGCAGGATTAACAGGAACATCTATGGCAACTTCTCAGAACATCTGGGCCGATGCATATATAACGGCCTGTACGTCGGGGAGGGGTCATCAATCCCGAACATCAACGGTATGCGCACGGATGTAGTGGAGGCGCTCAAGCACATTAAATTGCCCGTGCTCCGATGGCCCGGGGGCTGTTTTGCCGATGAGTACCACTGGAAGGACGGCATAGGACCGAAGGCGGGGCGTAAGCGCATGGTCAATACCCACTGGGGCGGGGTCATAGAGGATAATTCCTTTGGCACCCACGAGTTTTTGGAGTTTTGCCGTCAGGTGGGCTGTGAGCCGTACATAAACGGTAACCTTGGAAGTGGAACCGTGCAGGAGATGAGCGAATGGGTGGAGTATATGACCTTCGGCGGCGAGTCCCCAATGGCCAGGCTCAGGGAGGAGAACGGGCGAAAGGAGCCCTGGCGGATAAAATATTTTGGGGTCGGCAACGAGAGCTGGGGGTGTGGGGGGAATATGCAGGCTGAGTACTACGCCCATGAGTACCGGCGCTACCAGACCTACTGCCGGGACTATGGGGAGAATAAGCTCTACAGGATAGCCTGCGGCCCTTATACGGATGACTACGATTGGACGGAGAAGATTATGCCTATGGTGAAGGACTTCGCCGACGCCATCACCATGCACTACTACGCCGTGCCAAAGGGGAAGTGGGACCAGAAGGGCCCGGCCACAGGCTTCACCAGGGAGGCGTACTACGCCACCCTGCAGGCCGCGGCCTATATGGAGGAGCTGGTGACAAAGCACGGCCAAATAATGGATAAGTACGACCCCGAGCATAAGGTGGGGCTCATTGTGGACGAGTGGGGGACCTGGTACGATGTGGAGCCGGGGACTAACCCGGGGTTCCTCTATCAGCAGAACACCATGAGGGACGCCATGGCTGCCGCGCTGACCCTGAATATCTTTAACAGCCATTGCGACCGTGTGGTTATGGCCAATATAGCCCAGATGGTAAATGTACTCCAGGCGGTTATCCTCACCGAGGGGGATAAAATGGTGCTCACTCCCACATATCACGTGTTCGATTTGTATAAGTGTCATCAGGACGCAAGGCTTCTGGGAAGCTTTGCTGAAACAGAGGACGTCGGAGGCGTGGCAGACCTGAGTATATCCGCCTCGATGGACAGCGAGGGGACAGTACACGTTACGGCGGCGAACCTGGACGCGGACAGGCGGCTTGAGATAGAGCTTGAGGCTTCGGGCATGAGGGTAAACAGCGCCGCGGGCCGAATACTGGCCGGGAATATGGGGGCGTTTAACGACTTTGACCATCCCAAGAATCTTGAACCGGCCGTGCTGGAGGATATAGCGACGGCGGGCGGCAGAGTGAGGTTTATGTTGCCGGGGTGCTCAGTGGCGGAGATAACGGTGAGATAG
- a CDS encoding pyruvate formate lyase family protein, with protein sequence MNEQEIFQCVQSQQEVFQSYDIHIPQSGLLAGLHKPVFSKNLFKNAFGEDNVHFPMGDAVLKYGVQGVLELTAKRTAEDTEETAVYRQAVHGVYIGVREFILKHMDRALEMKKERPEDAGRLQKIADNCQALAQGRPGNFIQALQLFWFMYLLRRPFGGGCIGRLDQKLYTFCKSDMERGAWNREEAMEAVMQFYGYLNEIRTGDTLRNLMLSGQDEGGRDLTNELTWVFLEAYERTGDAEPHLNVRLHPGSPEELKKTCVRMLSEGKGQPTLYFDRWIMPAMERAGIAHTDACRYANDGCTETVIDGRSHIAFWQHEMVKTVELTMFNGEENPFIYPVSMRKNSKDMPEFTPETGLLTGFRSGEIENMDIFDDFLSAFKAQLWFQLDRELETIGRKIHEDETVTMTSPFLAGTFEDCLITGRDPLRGGGFSVYDYQLLSGTVTTAADSLRAIEYCVFEKKYCTLNELREAMAVDFKGREPLRQRLLHAPKYGCGEERVDELAAWISRLFIDRVDAYRTESGKRVWPGLYNIDFKIFANITGATPDGRRFRDPIAEHCSPTPGAAKKGPTAIIESASRLPMREGYASSPLHITLNKSDFVMGADREGIVARLIEACDEAGVPVLNISMYDASELRRAQQEPERYKDLIVRVWGFNARFVELDEELQEHIIRRIC encoded by the coding sequence TTGAACGAGCAAGAAATTTTTCAGTGCGTCCAGTCCCAGCAGGAGGTTTTCCAGTCCTACGATATACACATCCCCCAAAGCGGCCTTTTGGCCGGGCTGCACAAGCCGGTTTTCAGCAAGAACCTTTTTAAGAACGCCTTCGGTGAGGACAACGTCCACTTCCCCATGGGTGACGCGGTGCTGAAATACGGCGTCCAGGGAGTTCTGGAACTGACCGCCAAGAGGACGGCAGAGGACACGGAGGAGACCGCCGTGTACAGGCAGGCGGTGCATGGCGTGTACATTGGAGTGCGGGAGTTCATACTGAAGCATATGGACAGGGCCCTTGAAATGAAGAAGGAGCGCCCGGAGGACGCCGGGCGGCTGCAGAAAATAGCGGACAACTGCCAGGCGCTGGCCCAGGGCAGGCCCGGGAACTTTATCCAGGCCCTGCAGCTTTTCTGGTTTATGTATCTTCTCCGCCGCCCCTTCGGCGGCGGTTGCATCGGCAGGCTTGACCAGAAGCTGTACACCTTCTGCAAGAGCGATATGGAGCGCGGCGCGTGGAATCGGGAGGAGGCCATGGAAGCTGTCATGCAGTTCTATGGGTATCTCAACGAGATACGCACCGGGGACACACTCAGAAACCTGATGCTCTCTGGCCAGGATGAGGGGGGCCGCGACCTGACAAACGAGCTCACCTGGGTGTTTTTGGAGGCCTATGAGCGCACGGGGGACGCAGAGCCGCACCTGAACGTGCGTCTGCACCCGGGCTCGCCGGAGGAATTGAAAAAGACCTGCGTGCGGATGCTCTCAGAGGGCAAGGGCCAGCCTACCCTCTATTTCGACCGCTGGATAATGCCCGCCATGGAGAGGGCCGGGATAGCACATACGGATGCCTGCCGGTACGCCAACGACGGCTGTACCGAGACGGTGATAGACGGCAGGAGCCATATTGCCTTCTGGCAACACGAGATGGTAAAGACTGTGGAACTGACCATGTTCAACGGCGAGGAGAACCCATTTATCTACCCGGTGAGCATGAGGAAAAACAGCAAGGATATGCCGGAGTTCACCCCGGAGACCGGGCTTTTGACGGGATTTCGCTCCGGGGAGATAGAGAACATGGACATATTTGACGACTTCCTGAGTGCTTTTAAGGCACAGCTCTGGTTCCAGCTGGACCGGGAGCTTGAGACTATCGGCAGGAAGATACACGAGGACGAGACCGTGACCATGACCTCGCCCTTCCTGGCGGGCACCTTCGAGGACTGCCTGATAACCGGGCGGGACCCCCTTCGCGGGGGCGGCTTCTCGGTGTACGACTACCAGCTCCTCTCCGGCACGGTCACCACCGCCGCCGACAGCCTTAGGGCCATAGAATACTGTGTGTTCGAGAAAAAGTACTGCACCCTCAACGAGCTCCGGGAGGCCATGGCGGTGGACTTTAAGGGCCGTGAGCCCTTGCGCCAAAGGCTTCTGCATGCCCCAAAGTATGGTTGTGGCGAGGAGCGTGTGGATGAGCTTGCGGCCTGGATATCCCGGCTCTTCATCGACAGGGTGGACGCTTACCGTACCGAAAGCGGCAAGCGGGTATGGCCCGGACTCTACAATATCGACTTCAAGATTTTTGCCAATATCACCGGTGCTACCCCCGACGGCAGAAGGTTCCGCGACCCCATAGCCGAGCACTGCTCGCCCACTCCCGGAGCGGCCAAGAAGGGGCCCACCGCCATCATAGAGTCGGCCTCAAGACTGCCCATGCGGGAGGGCTACGCCTCCTCGCCTTTGCATATCACCCTAAATAAGAGCGACTTTGTGATGGGAGCGGACAGGGAAGGGATCGTCGCGAGGCTTATTGAGGCCTGTGACGAGGCCGGGGTGCCGGTGCTGAATATCTCCATGTACGACGCTTCCGAGCTCCGCCGGGCCCAGCAGGAGCCGGAGCGCTATAAGGACCTGATAGTCCGGGTCTGGGGCTTCAACGCCAGGTTTGTGGAGCTGGACGAGGAGCTGCAGGAGCACATTATCAGGAGGATATGCTAG
- a CDS encoding glycyl-radical enzyme activating protein, protein MESAMIMDIQRYSLHDGPGIRSTVFLKGCHMSCLWCHNPESQYPGQEMMYYPELCVGCGGCLGRCTKGAAGEGGIDVHICRDCGQKRECAEACPAEALRVCGSRRTTEEVLRGLLRDRSIYGAEGGVTCSGGEPLLQAGFVRELFRLCRREDIGTCIDTTLNVEWSVIESVLALTDLFLVDIKFMSEKLALKYTGAGCGRTFENLRRLSELKKPVYIRTPLIAGVNDIPPESAERERFIGELENVLRADSFYVTDHAGKKYRALQRENWLARQQDKKNISEKGDAE, encoded by the coding sequence ATGGAGAGCGCAATGATAATGGACATACAGCGGTACTCCCTCCACGACGGCCCGGGGATACGCTCCACGGTGTTCCTGAAGGGCTGCCATATGTCCTGCCTCTGGTGCCATAACCCGGAGTCCCAGTACCCGGGGCAGGAGATGATGTACTACCCGGAGCTTTGCGTTGGCTGTGGCGGCTGCCTTGGGCGCTGCACAAAAGGCGCTGCCGGAGAGGGCGGCATAGACGTGCATATTTGCAGGGACTGTGGGCAGAAGCGGGAGTGCGCCGAAGCCTGTCCGGCAGAGGCGCTGAGGGTGTGCGGGAGCAGGAGGACCACAGAGGAAGTCCTCAGGGGGCTCTTGCGGGACAGGAGCATCTACGGCGCTGAGGGTGGAGTCACCTGCTCAGGCGGTGAGCCGCTCTTGCAGGCGGGCTTTGTGAGGGAGCTCTTCAGGCTGTGCAGGCGGGAGGACATAGGCACGTGCATAGACACCACACTGAACGTAGAGTGGAGCGTGATAGAGAGCGTGCTGGCCCTTACAGATCTATTTTTGGTAGACATAAAATTTATGAGTGAGAAACTGGCCCTGAAATATACCGGGGCAGGCTGTGGCCGTACCTTTGAGAATCTGAGGCGGCTGTCGGAGCTTAAAAAGCCGGTGTACATCCGCACGCCGCTTATAGCGGGTGTCAACGATATACCGCCGGAGAGCGCGGAGCGGGAGCGGTTCATAGGTGAGCTTGAGAACGTCCTTCGCGCGGACAGCTTCTATGTGACGGATCATGCCGGGAAGAAGTATAGGGCACTGCAAAGGGAGAACTGGCTGGCCCGACAGCAGGATAAGAAAAATATATCGGAGAAGGGTGATGCAGAGTGA